A genomic window from Quercus lobata isolate SW786 chromosome 10, ValleyOak3.0 Primary Assembly, whole genome shotgun sequence includes:
- the LOC115963169 gene encoding FKBP12-interacting protein of 37 kDa-like — MASHTHLDDDDEFGGDFPGTHNARRSGNKRNFGDLEDDEDDIFGSKKGKPKVEETAPGVATGMILSLRESLQTCKDNLATCQEELEAAKSEIQMWHSSFQNESFIPTGTSPEPKLVIDYLQMLKSSEESLREQLEKAKKKEAAFIVTFAKREQEISELKSAVRELKAQLKPPSMQARRLLLDPAIHEEFTRLKNLVEEKEKELKEKQDTISALSFTPQSKMGKMLMAKCRTLQEENEEIGNLASEGKMHELAMQLALQKSQNAELRSQFEGLHKHMEGLTNDVERSNEMALILQEKLEEKDQEIERLKNEAQQKSVIEEEKEEKTDPAPIQKERDEEMIDGETNN, encoded by the exons ATGGCTTCCCACACCCATCTCGACGAT GACGATGAATTCGGAGGCGATTTTCCTGGAACTCACAATGCCAGGCGTtcag gTAATAAGAGAAATTTTGGGGATCTTgaggatgatgaagatgatattTTTGGCTCAAAAAAG GGTAAGCCAAAAGTAGAAGAAACTGCTCCAGGTGTAGCAACTGGGATGATTTTGTCTCTTCGTGAGAG TCTTCAGACCTGTAAGGATAATCTTGCAACATGTCAA gaAGAACTTGAAGCTGCAAAATCTGAGATTCAGATGTGGCATTCTTCATTTCAGAATGAGTCCTTCATACCTACTGGAACTTCTCCTG AACCTAAATTAGTGATCGATTATCTTCAGATGCTGAAATCCTCTGAGGAGTCATTGAGAGAACAG CTAGAAAAAGCCAAGAAAAAGGAAGCAGCATTCATTGTAACATTTGCAAAACGAGAGCAAGAAATATCAGAGTTAAAG TCTGCAGTAAGGGAATTAAAAGCGCAACTCAAGCCACCATCAATGCAG GCTAGGAGATTATTACTAGATCCTGCAATTCATGAAGAGTTTACACGTTTAAAG AATTTGGTTgaggagaaggagaaagagCTGAAGGAGAAACAGGATACTATTTCTGCACTCAGTTTCACTCCACAAAGCAAGATGGGTAAGATGCTGATGGCTAAATGCAGGACTCTGCAAGAGGAAAATGAGGAGATTGGAAATCTAGCTTCCGAAGGAAAG ATGCATGAGTTAGCAATGCAACTTGCTTTGCAGAAATCTCAAAATGCAGAACTCAGAAGCCAATTTGAAG GACTGCACAAACATATGGAGGGGCTTACGAATGATGTGGAAAGATCAAATGAAATG GCGCTTATCTTGCAAGAAAAGCTAGAAGAAAAAGATCAAGAGATTGAAAGGTTGAAGAATGAGGCACAACAAAAGAGCGTAATTGAGGaggaaaaggaggaaaaaaCCGATCCAGCTCCTAtccagaaagagagagatgaagagatgattgatggggaaaccaacaactgA